Proteins from a genomic interval of Thamnophis elegans isolate rThaEle1 chromosome 2, rThaEle1.pri, whole genome shotgun sequence:
- the GPX1 gene encoding glutathione peroxidase 1 → MAGVSRYALAGMKAVQLGTSEPIDLGSLQGKVLLVANVASLUGTTTRDFTQFRELQERFGSKGLTVLAFPSNQFGHQENATNEEILNSLKYVRPGNGYEPNFPVFEKCEINGEKAHPLFKFLKESLPVPHDDPVSLMTDPKFIIWSPVCRSDIAWNFEKFLIGRDGVPFKRYSRKFETIKMKDDIEKLLQQKV, encoded by the exons ATGGCTGGTGTTTCGAGGTATGCGCTGGCCGGCATGAAGGCGGTCCAGCTAGGGACTTCGGAGCCCATTGATCTGGGCTCGCTGCAGGGAAAGGTGTTGCTGGTTGCCAACGTGGCTTCGCTCTGAGGCACAACGACCCGGGACTTCACTCAGTTCCGTGAACTGCAGGAACGTTTCGGGTCTAAAGGACTCACCGTCCTCGCTTTCCCCTCTAACCAGTTTGGTCACCAG GAAAATGCCACCAATGAAGAGATCCTGAATTCCCTGAAATATGTCCGTCCAGGCAATGGCTATGAGCCCAACTTCCCTGTGTTTGAGAAGTgtgaaatcaatggggaaaaagCTCATCCTCTCTTCAAGTTCCTGAAAGAATCATTGCCTGTCCCACATGATGATCCTGTGTCTCTGATGACCGATCCAAAGTTCATAATTTGGTCTCCTGTGTGCCGCAGTGACATCGCATGGAATTTTGAAAAGTTTCTCATTGGTCGTGATGGGGTGCCTTTCAAACGATACAGCAGAAAATTTGAAACTATCAAGATGAAGGATGACATTGAAAAGCTGCTTCAGCAAAAAGTCTAG